One window from the genome of Miscanthus floridulus cultivar M001 unplaced genomic scaffold, ASM1932011v1 fs_166_2_3, whole genome shotgun sequence encodes:
- the LOC136530630 gene encoding wall-associated receptor kinase 2-like, translated as MEQAVWFLLLAATVISHVVPVAATARAEKMVAAPSPLPTSPQPDCPDWCGDVIIPYPYGIGKQCSWRGKYSLTCNHNFNPPRPYLGSTEVVDISVESGEIRVRVPVSSLCYSSLNNKINTTVAYSVTHEFLISAARNEFTAIGCNTLAQLQGQNYYSGCITSCVSLAAAARDSDRCTGLGCCQTSILENLNRIAVIWASDSRGNTRGKAVWSFNPCSYAFVAEKGWYHFEREDLVRNNDFVRNLGNRTVNDVPVVLEWAIRADGHCPAPTEKDGVMGEPTASACVNANSHCVNATQGFGYLCNCSKGYTGNPYVIGGCTNIDECTRPNDFPCHGVCKDTYGSYECNCPAGYESHGDPKETPCRPKLSSSAKRIIGITVGASILFFIILGTGVCYMLKRIEQKAKERELEAIERKNGSERLKNVKTLILFTKDELDKITMNNSVPLGKGGFGEVHKGTLSDKIEVAVKSSNEVTQGTLDKFVEEVEIQSRMMHRNILKLLGCCLRVDVPLLVYEYAAKGSLKDILHGKHNDQQREPLTLRSRLDIAIGSAQGLAYMHSYTENGIQHADVKPDNILLDGGLVPKISDFGLSKVSVVGKDYTMNVIGCLPYMDPVYKDTGRLTPKSDVYSFGIVLLELICRRPVVDGENNLVKQFKSAYEQVNTGRELFDRDIAEEQDIPILDEIGILAMKCLKENVNERPAMASVASTLVILKDSWEEKIQRFSSTSIN; from the exons TGGTGGCGGCGCCATCGCCGTTGCCAACGAGTCCACAGCCAGACTGCCCTGACTGGTGCGGCGATGTAATTATTCCCTACCCGTATGGCATCGGCAAGCAGTGTTCGTGGCGTGGCAAGTACAGCCTCACTTGCAACCACAACTTCAACCCGCCGAGACCATACCTGGGCAGCACCGAGGTCGTCGACATCTCGGTGGAGTCCGGCGAGATACGCGTCCGAGTTCCGGTGTCGTCCCTCTGCTACAGCTCGTTGAACAACAAAATCAACACCACTGTTGCGTACAGTGTCACGCATGAGTTCCTGATCTCGGCGGCACGAAACGAGTTCACGGCGATAGGCTGCAACACGCTGGCGCAGCTGCAAGGCCAGAACTACTACAGCGGCTGCATCACCTCCTGCGTCAGCTTGGCCGCCGCAGCTCGCGACAGCGACAGGTGCACGGGGCTCGGCTGCTGCCAGACGTCCATCCTTGAAAATCTTAACCGCATAGCCGTCATCTGGGCCTCCGACAGCAGAGGAAACACCAGGGGCAAAGCAGTTTGGAGCTTCAACCCCTGCAGCTACGCCTTCGTCGCCGAGAAGGGTTG GTATCATTTCGAGCGGGAAGACCTTGTTCGAAACAATGACTTTGTTAGGAATCTTGGAAACAGAACCGTGAATGATGTCCCTGTAGTTCTTGAATGGGCTATCAGGGCGGATGGACATTGCCCTGCCCCGACAGAGAAAGATGGGGTGATGGGCGAACCCACCGCTTCCGCCTGTGTCAACGCCAATAGCCACTGTGTCAACGCCACGCAGGGCTTTGGGTACTTATGCAATTGCTCCAAGGGATACACCGGCAACCCTTACGTAATTGGTGGATGCACAA ATATAGATGAATGTACACGGCCGAATGATTTTCCATGCCATGGCGTGTGCAAGGACACCTACGGATCCTATGAGTGCAACTGTCCAGCTGGTTATGAGAGCCATGGTGACCCAAAGGAAACGCCGTGCCGTCCAAAACTTTCTAGTTCAGCGAAGCGTATCATAG GAATCACTGTTGGTGCTTCCATATTGTTTTTTATTATACTTGGAACTGGGGTATGCTATATGCTGAAGCGGATAGAGCAAAAAGCAAAGGAGAGAGAACTGGAAGCAATTGAAAGAAAGAATGGAAGTGAGAGACTTAAAAATGTCAAAACTCTAATATTATTCACAAAAGATGAACTTGATAAAATAACCATGAACAATTCGGTGCCTCTTGGCAAGGGAGGCTTTGGTGAAGTTCACAAAGGGACTTTATCTGACAAGATCGAGGTGGCAGTTAAGTCCTCAAATGAGGTAACTCAAGGTacactggataagtttgtggagGAAGTGGAAATCCAATCAAGGATGATGCACAGGAACATTCTCAAGCTCTTGGGTTGCTGCTTGCGGGTTGATGTTCCACTGCTGGTATATGAATATGCTGCTAAAGGAAGTCTTAAAGACATTCTCCACGGCAAACATAATGATCAGCAGCGTGAGCCTCTCACACTTAGGTCACGTTTGGACATTGCCATTGGGTCTGCTCAAGGTTTAGCTTACATGCATTCATACACAGAAAATGGCATTCAACATGCAGATGTCAAACCAGACAACATACTCCTCGATGGTGGGTTGGTTCCAAAAATCTCGGATTTTGGGTTATCAAAGGTTTCTGTGGTGGGCAAAGATTATACCATGAATGTTATTGGGTGTTTGCCTTACATGGATCCAGTGTACAAGGATACAGGGAGGTTAACTCCAAAAAGTGACGTCTATAGCTTCGGGATTGTTCTCTTAGAGCTAATTTGTAGAAGGCCCGTTGTAGATGGTGAAAACAATCTTGTCAAGCAGTTTAAGAGTGCTTATGAACAAGTTAACACTGGAAGGGAGTTGTTTGACAGGGATATTGCTGAAGAACAAGATATTCCTATCCTTGACGAAATTGGAATACTAGCCATGAAGTGTTTAAAGGAAAATGTTAATGAAAGACCAGCTATGGCGAGCGTCGCAAGTACACTTGTGATACTGAAAGATTCTTGGGAAGAAAAAATACAAAGGTTCTCTTCTACTTCAATCAACTAG